The following is a genomic window from Branchiostoma lanceolatum isolate klBraLanc5 chromosome 10, klBraLanc5.hap2, whole genome shotgun sequence.
ACAGCTTGGAACCATGGAACTCTTGGCCCACCTACATTGACTAAGCACGGGTCAGGTGTTGTAGTAATCTGAATAAAACTACAACCCTCCCATCAATTTTACTTGGTTTTCAGCATAAAGATGTTCAACTTTAGATAATTCCAAATCAGTGACATTAAATGAACTTTAAAACCAGTGAAACCGAAAGtcactgttttcttttccagtcTGTTAAACTCCTAGTTTGAATTCCTTTCTCCTGAAAACAGTGTGATGAAATGACTACAAAATAGCTTTTTTGTTTCAGGTCCAAATGGACCACTAGGTGAAATGCTTGGCCTTTGTTGACCCCACTGCCCTGTCTGTTATTTTCCCAGCTGTCCCTTCAGCTGTGCCCTTCGATCCACCCTGTCACAGCACCCTGCATGTGAATTCTTCATCTCCTAAGTAATCCCACAAATGTACCAGGCCTTTCTGAAGGGCCTGTTATTATGCATCACCACGAGCACGTGTGAGGGTTTCACGTACATAGCACGTTGAAGAGAGCCCCTCGTTTCCCCCGAGACAAGAGCAAATCTATCACCATTTGTCTAATTTATGATATACATGCGCATATGTACATCTTAGGTCATCCCTGACTTATGAACAGGGTGTGACAAAAATATCAGGCTCTGTGGATCTTTCTCAATATCATAATGTAAATCTGGGCTTGAGTTCTTAAAACGCCATTTTGTTCCTCAAATTTCTGTGTTACTGCGATTTTCAAGTGAAAATGCAACAAAAGAATTATCTTCAACTTTGGAGCTTTTCTGACctttttctttaaaacaaaGGGACAGGGACACTgtcagggctccagactaacttttagacctcggagcactgtgctcctaactcaaaaaagttaggagcaccagcaaaaatctaggagcaccactacaaaaagttggaagaacaagcaaaagtcttggccataccaagtaatactcctattaatagtattaatcaatgttaacaaccaggaataaagtatttgaatatttttgacaaacatttaagcatttGAATAGTATAAGTATATGAATGGTtcataaaagcctacatttggcAATCCGatgcattcaataccttcctacatgctaaatgatactagtatgacagatttttagaaaaaattgggcataggttaccCGGcaggcccctatccgggggccacagtgcctcaagttcaacaagtgaaaaaatacacaatttatggtattttcaacttggaacaaggcaagtgatgattcacatgaccatttgcgatgacattaaaaatgacataagcttTAGTGATATAatgggatttttaaaaaaattgggcataggttccacggctggcccctatccgggggccacggtgcctcaagttcaacaagtttaaaaatacacaatggtattttttacttggaacaaggcaagtaatgattcacataacactgaatgttaaataaatagataactctaaaacttatctattggtttcatgaccaaaacaaataaagtcaaattccataatttgaaacttcactgctggcatggcatcaagttcaacatttttacaggcatttttttaaCCCCCACCCGCTGTCTACCAACCATCCAAAATACTtaaatatccttgaaattcttgctcaatagtatcaaaaattatctgtttgtgccggcccagtcaaatatcttcggttcctttgaaacgcgcagttcaatTGCGCGCGTCagaccgcgcggcgccgccatccaatgacaggccgaccgcatagagaaagctttgctatgcattatagaccgcagcagaatgaaactaGCACCATAAggacgggcagatcatgagctgtgaaatgataccggtaacaaaaagaaaatttaatattttgGGGGATAAAACtctacttgaattgattcattgatttttgatcgaaaaaaatcatcgattgaacaggtgtaaacatgagcgcaggaaacaggcttgtcattctgctgcggtctaaaaacatcatggcggcccTCCAGAAGCGCACGGCCgctagcgctcactttcatcggcaatttctggcgtttgaaacattttacaaatcaaacaaatacatcaaaaaggagagaaacttatatcctttatttctatgggtaattttgccactaggaacggatagtttttgtaccgcgggcgtgggaacatgatagaaaattcacggacgattttcgcggtagggttggaatacctaaatattttcagcttaccgcttagttctgcagccattatcctggcgcagtccttaattttttattgtcgcaccgtgcgaccgtgattttaaatctagtcgcattctcaaaaaactggtcgcatacatattgtgtgcgagtcgcactcacgagcgctgactGTGCTTATAAACTGGCTGTAAAACAAAGTCACTTAAAAGTATTCAGTAAAATGTACTTACGATCCAAGCCTCCGATGTACTTGGTAGTGATCTCACAATGTCCCCACACAGCGCTGACAATAGGGTACAACTTCTTTCCCTTCAGTCCACGGAAGGCAATGCCCAAGAACTGTCCGTCCACTACAAAACTGATTGTGCCCTCATCCATGTCTAAAACTACAAGGAACTTGTCTGGTACCACGAAGTTCTCGTCCGCTTTCAATGTCCTAGGGTACGTGATTCCGGGGTTGTTTTTACTATCGTGGTAGAGCTTGTTCCTTCCCAAGTCCCAGCCCCATGACTCTGCGTTGCTCCCAACTAGAGACTGGTACCCTACCGAATGCAAGGCGGCGTGCTCTGTCGCTACTCCTACCACCGCGTGCGTCCCCCGTTGTCTCGTGCTCCAGTGAATCTCCCATACATGAAGTCCTCTTGTGTACCCAACTTTCCCGCGAATGCAGTCCGTACTCTGAGCAACTGGATGTCTGTGGAAGGTGAGTTTGTCGTCTTccttgacaaaaatgttcagaGACCGATCTTCGTTGTTCCACGCGTGTTTGACCTGCGTTTCCCTGTCCGCTTGTGGCATATCAAGGAGCATATCTAGTCGGCTAGGTTTCTGCATGTCGGGGTGTAACAAGTCCCTGTCGGAGTTCAGCGCCTTCAGCGACGGCTCCCGTCCCGGCCCGGCCGTCTTCACCCCACCAGACACCTTCTGTCCCATGGCCCGCACTTGTCTGTTCGCGCTGGAAATCCTGGAAACTTGGCGGCGGGTCTGTTCCCGCAGTTGGCGTATCCGGGACCTCAGGCAGTTGCACTCCCGCAGGCTGCGGAGGCGAGTGTTATGGGCAACTGCTGCTCCACTGCTTCTTGTTTGCTGCACAGGGAAacagaaaaatgtttgttttaaatAAATGTatcacagacaaaaagaaactcTTCCGAaaacaatttcatcaggttggtagaacaagATGTCTGACAAACATCAAAACGTCAGTAGGTAAGAagtgactggttgtgtaaaaagaaaactccattATCCTAAAGAGAAAATCTGTATCCACACTGGCAGCTGCTTGTTACCATAAAGCTGaaaattttcacacaaaaaacaaaggACAAAACCGCCATCAGGTTTTGCAATCAACATCTTGTAAAGTTTCAGTTTCTTTAATCCTTGTTGTTCAGGACTTTGAGACAGAAATCTGTATATTCCTTTTCAcctgttcattgtacaaaaataaTCAACTTGCAAGGGGCTCCATCCCAAGGGAAATTGGTCAGTGTCCCACACACAAAGGGAAAGAGAGCCAGGGACACATGTCAAAGATAGGACCGGCTAGGAAAGTCTTTGTTCTGACTTCAATTGTGTTGGACCAGCTGGAAGGAAACTACCCGAAAattggtatttggtctggacagAAATGCAATAAATTATAGTAGGAAGCagtgtgtaaaaaaaagtgcAAATAATGTTTTCTTGAACTACACTCATAGCTGCCATACAGAAGGTTTTATAGATTTTGAGCACTTTTATGAAACATGTGCAAACCTGTCACCAACATTTTACATAAGAATACGAGTACATTGACAGTAAATAAGCAAAGAAAATACAGGCAAGTACTAAAATCTACAGACAGAGGCAAGGCAATCAAGTTTAACGGCCCTTTCACAGCCAGATTATTACTAGAAAtaacaaatgtttcaatgtttctTGCAGCTTCCTTTCACTGGTGAATGCAAGCACAACATGTCTACTTTTGCACTCTAACTAACAGTGTAGGTTTGcattaaaaaggaaaataaacgaGGCTCTCAAATATGCACAAccggaaatacaaacaaattgTGTGTCAATGGTTTAGGGACATCCAACACCTACAAATCAAAGGGGACAAATAATCACATCGATTCAGCTAAATCATTGTATCTATCATTTTCTTACAGTCAACATATGcattgaaaattgtattttggaaTAAGGTAAGAATCTGAAGAAAAGAGTCTATGAAAACTATTCCTTTTCCAATTAATTTGTGATAATTAACAAATCATTTCCTGTCATGAAAACTAACAAAGAAATACTTTTCGATTTCCCTACTTGAATGAGGAACTTCGATGTAACAACATCCATGCAGTCAATTTGTTTACACAGTAATCAACTCTTCTATGGCCGGAGGCAAAGTATCATGTCATCAGTGAAtcatttgcccccctcccacaaagaCATTTAAGTCTGCCTAAAATCAGCAATTTCCCCTATCTTCtgcaaaaaaatgttcatgtagGCTTGATAACCATACAAAAAATCATACAGACCTTTTCCAAATGGCACACCTAGCGACAAATGGCTAATCTTGGTGTATTTACCCCCCATATGTAAATTTTGGAGGGAAACGGGACGTCCCGGAAACAGTCTGCCCAACACAAAACAGGACAACATCCGGACTCCTAGTCACAAATTATCAACCTCGAGAAACTCAGACACCCCTGTCCTGACATACTACAACAGAAAAACCTTCCCTGTACTTTAGAATCTGTCTAAAACCCATGTTTGATCAAGGGATGAACGTGAAGTGAACACAGTTAAGCAGGAAACGTGACCTAGTCTTTCCCTCCAAAACTGGGGACTGATAGAAACTCCCTATCAGTGCCCCTGGTAAGATGACGCATGTGTCTGACAGAGAAAATATACCATCAGTATGCAAGGTGGGACGGCTCAGTGGTAGATTTTGGGGCAGAAAG
Proteins encoded in this region:
- the LOC136443936 gene encoding SPRY domain-containing SOCS box protein 4-like produces the protein MVQTRSSGAAVAHNTRLRSLRECNCLRSRIRQLREQTRRQVSRISSANRQVRAMGQKVSGGVKTAGPGREPSLKALNSDRDLLHPDMQKPSRLDMLLDMPQADRETQVKHAWNNEDRSLNIFVKEDDKLTFHRHPVAQSTDCIRGKVGYTRGLHVWEIHWSTRQRGTHAVVGVATEHAALHSVGYQSLVGSNAESWGWDLGRNKLYHDSKNNPGITYPRTLKADENFVVPDKFLVVLDMDEGTISFVVDGQFLGIAFRGLKGKKLYPIVSAVWGHCEITTKYIGGLDPEPLPLMDLCRRTIRLSLGKDRLKDVPKLPLPQALKNYLLYQ